gacagtatcacacatgataggattagatacacagcttagcagacagtatcacacagaataggattagatacacagctcagcagacagtatcacacaggataggattagatacacagctcagcagacagtatcacacatgataggattagatacacagctcagcagacattatcacacagaataggattagatacacagctcagcagacagtatcacacaggataggattagatacacagctcagcagacagtatcacacaggagaggattagatacacagctcagcagacagtatcacacaggagaggattagatacacagcacagcagacagtatcacacatgataggattagatacacagctcagcagacagtatcacacaggataggattagatacacagctcagcagacagtatcacacaggataggattagatacacagctgagcagacagtatcacacatgataggattagatacacagcttagcagacagtatcacacagaataggattagatacacagctcagcagacagtatcacacaggataggattagatacacagctcagcagacagtatcacacatgataggattagatacacagctcagcagacattatcacacagaataggattagatacacagctcagcagacagtatcacacagaataggattagatacacagctcagcagacagtatcacacaggataggattagatacacagctcagcagacagtatcacacaggataggattagatacacagctcagcaggcagtatcacacagaatatgattagatacacagctcagcagacagtatcacacagaataggattagaaacacagctcagcagacagtatcacacaggagaggattagatacacagctcagcagacagtatcacacaggagaggattagatacacagctcagcagacagtatcacacagaataggattagatacacagctcagcagacagtatcacacaggataggattagatacacagctcagcagacagtatcacacaggagaggattagatacacagctcagcagacagtatcacacaggagaggattagatacacagctcagcagacgtatcacacaggataggattagatacacagctcagcagacagtatcacacaggataggattagatacacagctcagcaggcagtatcacacagaatatgattagatacacagctcagcagacagtatcacacaggagaggattagatacacagctcagcagacagtatcacacaggagaggattagatacacagctcagcagacagtatcacacagaataggattagatacacagctcagcagacagtatcacacaggataggattagatacacagctcagcagacagtatcacacaggagaggattagatacacagctcagcagacagtatcacacaggagaggattagatacacagctcagcagacagtatcacacagaataggattagatacacagctcagcagacagtatcacacaggataggattagatacacagctcagcagacagtatcacacaggagaggattagatacacagctcagcagacagtatcacacaggagaggattagatacacagctcagcagacgtatcacacaggataggattagatacacagctcagcagacagtatcacacaggataggattagatacacagctcagcaggcagtatcacacagaatatgattagatacacagctcagcagacagtatcacacagaataggattagaaacacagctcagcagacagtatcacacaggagaggattagatacacagctcagcagacagtatcacacaggagaggattagatacacagctcagcagacagtatcacacagaataggattagatacacagctcagcagacagtatcacacaggataggattagatacacagctcagcagacagtatcacacaggagaggattagatacacagctcagcagacagtatcacacaggagaggattagatacacagctcagcagacgtatcacacatgacaggaccaGTCAGTATCTGCCATTATCCTTTCCTGGACTGATGTCTGATGTTCAGTCTCCTTATCTCCAGGATCTGATCTCAGGGGATCTCCTGTGAGCAGGGTCCAGCATTGTGATCGGTTCTGATCCGGTCTTTGTTAGGACTGCTCCACAGTCCACTTACTGCTGAAGGATGGGCCCCCTGGATTAATGGGGCCCGGGGGAGGCCGCTGCATGGAGAGAATGAAGATAAATGGGAGTCTCTGTGCTCGGAGGTCGCTCATCTGGGAAATGACATGAAAGGGAAACCACTTAACTTACTGCGGTGACCCCATTAATTAGTGGGGTCACCGCAGGCCCATCATGGCCGAggcctcattcactttgctgagcAGTGGGCCAAGGAGCTGAGGCCTGGAGGATAAGCGGTATGCAGAGCGCGGAATCCAGGTCTGTAATAACCACTGACAGCGCTCGGCAGTGTGTTACTCGACTGCACAAAAacctactccagtcacatccagagctgcataaaAACCATGTTACATCCTACTCCAATCACATCCAGAGCCGCCTTCAAGGACTGCACTAAAACTGTGTTACAtcctactccagtcacatccagagccaccTTCCAGGACTGCACGAAAACCATGTTACAtcctactccagtcacatccagagccgcCTTCCAGGACTGCACGAAAACCATGTTACATCCTACTCCAATCACATCCAGAGCCGCCTTCAAGGACTGCACTAAAACTGTGTTACAtcctactccagtcacatccagagccgcCTTCCAGGACTGCACGAAAACCATGTTACATCCTACTCCAATCACATCCAGAGCCGCCTTCAAGGACTGCACTAAAACTGTGTTACATCCTACTccaatcacatccagagctgccttCCAGGACTGCACGAAAACCATGTTACAtcctactccagtcacatccagagccgcCTTCAAGGACTGTACAAAAACTGCTACATCCTACTCCAATCAAATCCAGAGCCGCCTTCCAGGACTGAACTAAAACTGTGTTACAtcctactccagtcacatccagagccgcCTTCAAGGACTGCACTAAAACTGTGTTACAtcctactccagtcacatccagagccgcCTTCAAGGACTGCACGAAAACCGTGTTACATCCTACTCCAATCACATCCAGAGCCACCTTTAAAGGACTGTAAGAAAACTGTTACATCCTACTCCAGTTACACCCATAGCTGCATTCTGCTATTTTGCTGTTACAGAATGCATTATATTCCACTCACGTTCAGAGCTGCATTTTGCAAGTTTGCTGCTACATCATTAATTAtattccagtcacatccagagctgcattctacAATTTTGCTGCTACATCATTAATTAtattccagtcacatccagagctgcattctacAATTTTGCTGTTACATCATGCatcatactccagtcacatccagagctgcagtctacAATTTTGCTGCTACATCATACATTATGCTCtgatcacatccagagctgtgtTAACAATCTGCTTGTTCAAAATCTGAACTTGCAGAAACCCATGTGCACACCGCAGAAATAACTCCATGCACTTGTATGCAGATGATTCTAAGCTACATAGATGCCTGCTATAAATCTGCTGCATGTTCATACTACCatctactccagtcacatccagagctgcgttcacaatTCTGTTGTTGTATCACATCTTATaccccagtcacatccagagctgcgttcacaattctactgttacatcatgttttaTACCacaatcacatccagagctgcgttcacaatTCTACTGTCACATCATGTCTTTATACCCCAATCACAGCCAGAGCCGCGTTCACAATTCtactgttacatcatgtctttATACTCCAGTGACATTCAAAGCTGCATTAACCATTCCGTTGTCAcatccaaaaaaaataatcactgtgaccgccccactTATCTGACTGCatacatttctgcaacaaatctgccgtaAACATACCCatatgctccagtcacatccagagctgcatattTGTGAGCCATTGAAGCCCCGCTCTACGCACTGCATAGCAGCACATTCTTTctgcagacactgaaccagcagggggcgGCAGAAAGGTGTGAAGTCCTACAACCTGAGAGCTCACAGGAAGTCAGCTCAGAATGAATCTAATGCAAGCCCAGTGCACACTGCAGTGGTGACCATGTGCCGTACCCCCATATGAAAGCTATTCGACTACGGTTTATATGTAGGGATAGGAAAGAATGTGCCCCCCCGCACCACAGAGCTTGTGCAAGGCACCACTGTCACTATTACTGCTGGTATTGATTAGCACGGGTAATGGGTTGCTCCTAAGCACTGCTGGAGGGGGTCGGTTGCTCCTAAGCACTGCTGGAGGGGGTCGGTTGCTCCTAAGCACTGCTGGAGGGGGTAGGTTGCTCCTAAGCACTGCTGGAGGGGGTAGGTTGCTCCTAAGCACTGCTGGAGGGGGTAGGTTGCTCCTAAGCACTGCTGGAGGGGGTAGGTTGCTGCTAAGCACTGCTGGAGGGGGTAGGTTGCTCCTAAGCACTGCTGGAGGGGGTCGGTTGCTCCTAAGCACTGCTGGAGGGGGTCGGTTGCTCCTAAGCACTGCTGGAGGGGGTAGGTTGCTCCTAAGCACTGCTGGAGGGGGTAGGTTGCTCCTAAGCACTGCTGGAGGGGGTAGGTTGCTCCTAAGCACTGCTGGAGGGGGTAGGTTGCTGCTAAGCACTGCTGGAGGGGGTAGGTTGCTCCTAAGCACTGCTGGAGGGGGTCGGTTGCCCCTAAGCACTGCTGGAGGGGGTCGGTTGCTCCTAAGCACTGCTGGAGGGGGTCGGTTGCTCCTAAGCACTGCTGGAGGGGGTCGGTTGCTCCTAAGCACTGCTGGAGGGGGTCGGTTGCTGCTAAGCACTGCTGGAGGGGGTCGGTTGCTCCTAAGCACTGCTGGAGGGGGTCGGTTGCTCCTAAGCACTGCTGGAAGGGGTAGGTTCCTCCTAAGCACTGCTGGAGGGGGTCGGTTGCTGCTAAGCACTGCTGGAGGGGGTAGGTTGCTCCTAAGCACTGCTGGAGGGGGTCGGTTGCTCCTAAGCACTGCTGGAGGGGGTCGGTTGCTGCTAAGCACTGCTGGAGGGGGTCGGTTGCTGCTAAGCACTGCTGGAGGGGGTCGGTTGCTCCTAAGCACTGCTGGAGGGGGTCGGTTGCTCCTAAGCACTGCTGGAGGGGGTAGGTTGCTCCTAAGCACTGCTGGAGGGGGTAGGTTGCTCCTAAGCACTGCTGGAGGGGGTAGGTTGCTGCTAAGCACTGCTGGAGGGGGTCGGTTGCTCCTAAGCACTGCTGGAGGGGGTCGGTTGCTCCTAAGCACTGCTGGAGGGGGTAGGTTCCTCCTAAGCACTGCTGGAGGGGGTCGGTTGCTGCTAAGCACTGCTGGAGGGGGTAGGTTGCTCCTAAGCACTGCTGGAGGGGGTAGGTTGCTGCTAAGCACTGCTGGAGGGGGTAGGTTACTCCTAAGCACTGCTGGAGGGGGTCGGTTGCTCCTAAGCACTGCTGGAGGGGGTCGGTTGCTCCTAAGCACTGCTGGAGGGGGTCGGTTGCTCCTAAGCACTGCTGGAGGGGGTCGGTTGCTCCTAAGCACTGCTGGAGGGGGTAGGTTGCTCCTAAGCACTGCTGGAGGGGGTCGGTTGCTCCTAAGCACTGCTGGAGGGGGTCGGTTGCTGCTAAGCACTGCTGGAGGGGGTCGGTTGCTCCTAAGCACTGCTGGAGGGCGTCGGTTGCTCCTAAGCACTGCTGGAGGGGGTCGGTTGCTCCTAAGCACTGCTGGAGGGGGTCGGTTGCTCCTAAGCACTGCTGGAGGGGGTCGGTTGCTCCTAATCACTGCTGGAGGGGGTCGGTTGCTCCTAAGCACTGCTGGAGGGGGTCGGTTGCTCCTAAGCACTGCTGGAGGGGGTCGGTTGCTGCTAAGCACTGCTGGAGGGGGTCGGTTGCTGCTAAGCACTGCTGGAGGGGGTCGGTTGCTGCTAAGCACTGCTGGAGGGGGCCGGTTGCTCCTAAGCACTGCTGGAGGGGGTCGGTTGCTGCTAAGCACTGCTGGAGGGGGTCGGTTGCTCCTAAGCACTGCTGGAGGGGGTCGGTTGCTCCTAAGCACTGCTGGAGGGGGTAGGTTGCTCCTAAGCACTGCTGGAGGGGGTAGGTTGCTCCTAAGCACTGCTGGAGGGGGTAGGTTGCTGCTAAGCACTGCTGGAGAGGGTCGGTTGCTCCTAAGCACTGCTGGAGGGGGTCGGTTGCTCCTAAGCACTGCTGGAGGGGGTAGGTTCCTCCTAAGCACTGCTGGAGGGGGTCGGTTGCTGCTAAGCACTGCTGGAGGGGGTAGGTTGCTCCTAAGCACTGCTGGAGGGGGTAGGTTGCTGCTAAGCACTGCTGGAGGGGGTAGGTTACTCCTAAGCACTGCTGGAGGGGGTCGGTTGCTCCTAAGCACTGCTGGAGGGGGTCGGTTGCTCCTAAGCACTGCTGGAGGGGGTCGGTTGCTC
The sequence above is a segment of the Bufo bufo chromosome 4, aBufBuf1.1, whole genome shotgun sequence genome. Coding sequences within it:
- the LOC120998927 gene encoding extensin-2-like, giving the protein MCSEEEECLAATAAPPAVLNGLPPAVLRSNRPPPAVLSSNRPPPAVLRSNRPPPAVLRSNRPPPAVLSSNRPPPAVLSSNRPPPAVLSSNRPPPAVLRSNRPPPAVLRSNRPPPAVIRSNRPPPAVLRSNRPPPAVLRSNRPPPAVLRSNRRPPAVLRSNRPPPAVLSSNRPPPAVLRSNRPPPAVLRSNRPPPAVLRSNRPPPAVLRSNRPPPAVLRSNRPPPAVLRSNRPPPAVLRSNLPPPAVLSSNLPPPAVLRSNLPPPAVLSSNRPPPAVLRRNLPPPAVLRSNRPPPAVLRSNRPSPAVLSSNLPPPAVLRSNLPPPAVLRSNLPPPAVLRSNRPPPAVLRSNRPPPAVLSSNRPPPAVLRSNRPPPAVLSSNRPPPAVLSSNRPPPAVLSSNRPPPAVLRSNRPPPAVLRSNRPPPAVIRSNRPPPAVLRSNRPPPAVLRSNRPPPAVLRSNRRPPAVLRSNRPPPAVLSSNRPPPAVLRSNRPPPAVLRSNLPPPAVLRSNRPPPAVLRSNRPPPAVLRSNRPPPAVLRSNRPPPAVLRSNLPPPAVLSSNLPPPAVLRSNLPPPAVLSSNRPPPAVLRRNLPPPAVLRSNRPPPAVLRSNRPPPAVLSSNLPPPAVLRSNLPPPAVLRSNLPPPAVLRSNRPPPAVLRSNRPPPAVLSSNRPPPAVLSSNRPPPAVLRSNRPPPAVLRSNLPPPAVLSSNRPPPAVLRRNLPLPAVLRSNRPPPAVLRSNRPPPAVLSSNRPPPAVLRSNRPPPAVLRSNRPPPAVLRSNRPPPAVLRGNRPPPAVLRSNLPPPAVLSSNLPPPAVLRSNLPPPAVLRSNLPPPAVLRSNLPPPAVLRSNRPPPAVLRSNRPPPAVLRSNLPPPAVLSSNLPPPAVLRSNLPPPAVLRSNLPPPAVLRSNLPPPAVLRSNRPPPAVLRSNRPPPAVLRSNPLPVLINTSSNSDSGALHKLCGAGGHILSYPYI